The sequence TTTTGAGTTTGCTACTCTGACTTCGTCATAGTTGAAAAGGAGAATATTAATcgcatcatcatcgattgtgccCTCGTATTCATTTTCTTCCCTCTCTCCATTTAGTAGCATAGAAACGTGTTCCGTACATAATCTTATCACTCTCTAAACATCGGTTatcaggtcgccgttttcgttctaaCAGGAATTTGCCACCGGCTTGAAGCCTTCTGCCTGTCGCTGGAATTTTTGGTGAAATTTGCGAGATTTTTATTCCTGGTGACTAGCAGCCGAAGCTTCTCACACTCACGCCTTTCAGTgtctgcttttttcttcgtgtaaaGGCGTCTCATTTCAACTCGTGGTAGTGTTCACATCCTCTCCTTGTTGTATTCTTTTTAAGGTAGACCTCTGGCAGCGTACTTTCTATCGGTTGCAACACTTCGTTTTTCATTCTAGCAGTTGTTTTTCCATGGTCGCATTAAGTTTCGATTACAGCCTTTTGTTGTCAAGCTTTTCTTGTGTTTTCGGTCTTGATTTTATCTTCGAAGAGGCAGTCGCTAATTTTTGATGCAACAAGATAGTGATCTTAGTGGATGTAAGGTCCTCGAATCTTGCATACATCATAACAGTGTAGGTATGCCGTACGTCTATCACAAGGTGGACGATCTGTTTACATGTATATCTATGAGGGGAGAGCAATTTAGTttgatgtatgtatttatgcataAACCAGGTCTGGCTATGGCCATATTTCGAGCTCATTAGGGGAAGTTACGTTTTGGAGGCACAAGATTCCTATCGTGGGGCTGAAATAAATTTATCTCCCCACTccgaaaacttttaaatattaattaacaaCTTTTCAGCTTCACTACCACTATAGCATTACCACTCAACTGTGAGTGAAAGCTTAATGCACCACCCCCAGATCTGCTATCCCACCACAATTCCAACACCGAAACTTCGGCTACTTCCATATTCACTTCAGTAAATATCACTATTTTTGCTGTCTTTTCTTTGCTTCGTCCTTCGCATTTTTTGTATCTCGGTGATGTCAGCATTTGGTTTCACGAAGACATCAACCACGTGCATCGGCACCAATCTTATTAATGGAAATGACATTCCAGGTACATACCATTAAATTGTAAGCCTTAAACTGTTTGACGAGGTCGTCATTTGTAACACTGACAATAAAATTTGAGACGCCAAGCAAAGCCGTCTAGATCCTTGATACAATTAGGCATTTAATAAAGGAATAATGAGATAACtgaatatttgtattttgtatggaatttTTACAATTACTGTTTTAATTTAGAAAACTTGATTAATTATTTCTTTAACTCTCTGTACAAAATGGGTATAAGACTTACTTGAAAAGCCACACAatgtctttttatttttttattggtcTATGTTCTATGTCTAAGATCTTTATCATGATTCTGAATTAAATGCAATTGGttgcaaattaaaaatataaaaacaatgcttaaacaatacttacataattGCGGTTTTTTAACTGACGAAGAAGGTGTACAAAACACTGATACCTGTCCACCTACAAATGTTGACAGTTgtatattattttgaaattgaaacaattgcaattataattaataatcacGCTCTACGGGACGTGCCAAGAAAATATAATCGATTTCATTATTAACGAAAACATAACACCTGCTTACAAGAAAACAAAATCCCCACCTTATTGCGATACAGAACACGtactgcaataattgtacaacacgaacattttaattagttttaaacTTAGTAATAAGAGTATATATTATTATAATGAATTTTGTCAGATCAGAGAACAAATAACGCCTACCACTCCTGGAATCTTACTCTTTTATATATATCATTATCGACTAAAATCGACTGATGAGTAGAATATCACACCATCGTGTGGACAATTCGAAAGCACCTTAGCTCAGCATATCTTTCAAAGATTATCTGTACTATTTgtttcagaattcggttgaagaaagCTATATTTCAGAATTGTTTCACAAGCACCTCATCACGTCGAAATGTAAGATAGAGCACTTTTGAAACAAACTCTGAAATAAAgcgcttttgaaaaaatgttttctgAGGCGATAGCCGAGATAGGATGATATTTAAGTCAGTAGTCCAAGTAATAACACCGTGTCCCTTCTCAATCAAACCCTTTGCAGATCACATTACGTACATGGCACAAGCAGCTTCAGGTTTATGTTGTGGCAGCTGATCGTCTCTACGAACACGCTTACAAGTATAAAAAGTTACAAGAAACCGCATGGATTAGCTCAAAGGATCACATTGACAAAGCTGAAAATGATCTAAAACGCTTACGACATCTTATCATAACTACACGTAGTATTCTATGCGATCTTGAGTTAACAGCAAATTTACTAACAAAACCTCAAAAATCAGAAAAGACTTTCACACTTGATAAAGCAAATATGCGCGCAAAAATTTTGCTAAAATCGGATAAACGTACAAGTGAAGAGAGTGTAAGTCCCCTTGATATAAATATGTTATACCAACGATTACGAAGATCTTTATTACAAATGCGAAAACCACTGAAAAGTCATTGCATTAAAAGTAGAAGAAAGAAGAAGCATGTGGTTGCTATGAATAGAGATAGTAATGTTAACAGAGTCGACAAAATTTTAGAGCGTGAAACAGTAGATCGACGCATAAATACGAGGCGCAAGCAGAGACACCGCCAAAAGCACTCAATCAGGTGCTCATAGACGTAGGACATGCGCACTGAGCATTTAATATAAGCAGTATGTATATCTTTAACTGTAATTCAAAGCATTTTCATAAAGCAAACTTCATTGAATTCAACCAATTTTAAAGTATTTTTGCAAAGTGGTCCACAAACAAAGAGTTATACATGCTGGAGTTATACTGAAAATATTAAAGAGGCCTCCCCAGGAGCTTAaaatacatatgtttctttcttttAAATGTTTGAACATATTGGCTCACAGTAAGTGTGAATCCTGAATATAAGCGTAGTTTTTGGAAGTAGCATGCTCTAttgggaatacagaatgtaagttGTCAGTACgctgtagcgtaatgtgggaacaGTGTTCGTTATAGAGTTGAGTTGATATGAGCAACATCAGACAAAAAAattaaggaaagaaaagaaagtatGGTAAAGTAAAGAACAGCAAAGaaagaaaggagaggaaaggaaaggaatggaatggaaaggaaaggacaggaaaggaaagtaagTAAAAGAAAGGGAAAGGAAACGAAAATAAAGGAATGCAACGAaatgaaagcaaaggaaaggaaaggaaaagaaaagaaaagaaaagaaaagaaaagaaaagaaaagaagagaaaagaaaggaaaggaaaggaaagtaaacgaatggaaaggaaaggataggaaaggaaaggaaactaaTGGGAAAGGGGCAGGAGAGTAGAGGAATGGAAATATTAGTAGCAGGGCCGAAGCCAGACAGCCTGTTACCATTTCTTTGGTTGAAGTGCTACGGGCTTGTTATCGatgagctatcggtttgttatcgacgggttatgaTAGAATTATCCATTTCTTTTCGACGAAATATCGGCTTATTATAGGTTTGTTATTGACGAGGTATATACGAGATTTGTTACGGAGACGTTATAAATTTGCTACCGATAACAAAAGTTATCAATGAGTTAGCGATCTTTTATCGACGATTTATCGGTTTATTATAGAAACGCTATTGATTTACTTTCGAAAATTCATCGATTAATTGTCGAAAAGGTATCgatatattttcattatttattgatttgctATAGAAAAATTATAGAATTTTTATCCAAAATTTCTCAGCTTCTTACCGCAGTGTAACCCATTTACTAAatgcgtgttatcgatttgttatcgatgacaGATGTATTTTTTATGAAACACATACCGATGAAACTTCAATACAAAATTGATGACAAAGCTGTAACCCGTCGTTAACCAGCCAACAAGAAGCGGACAAGCTCTCCTTCAAAAGCTCGAAGTTATTTGTTTCTGATAAATTTACTTCTGGCTTAATTTTAATCAATGGTCGAGATCTTGTTAGTTTTTAGCcaaatgtatacatatgtttacacatcgaacttgaTACTTGGTACTCATGCCTTTGTTTTCAAGGTGTTTTGTCACAGTTAACACTTTATGCTACTGCAGTTCAAGCAGTTAACTACCGCCGGTCGCTTGCGCCATATATCTTCTGGGTAGGCACTGAGCATCCGTTTTGTGGTGAGCTAATGTAAAAAGGTGACGGCCTGGCTAGGTCACTTGGACATAATTGGCTTAAGAGTTAGATGGAGAATTTTATCGGCAGCGCCTAACTACCGTTCCCTTAATGAGATTAATGCAGATGCCGGCTAGTTTATGTCCACGTGAAGCTGAAATCACGCCATCCAAAAAATGCGATGGACAAAATACGGTAAGAAAACATCAACAAATGTGAAATTTACTGGAGTGGATATGAAAATAAGTTCAGTTGCGGTGTCGGATTCGTGACGAAATAGAGACTTTGTCgcgaaatatttacgtttacgCCTGTTGACGAACGCCTCGCCTCTGCATTCATCTGCGCACATGAGCCATATTTTATGAACGCATAGAACACACATACGAACGCTGCCCTCAACATGATATAAGACTTGCGTTTGGCAACTTTAACACCCCTtggtcggaaagttcagcctccaTAAAGAAACCTCTCCTAACGCCCTGAGCCTCATATTCTTCGCCGGTACTCAAAGTACGTGCATAAAAATATACGTGAAGGCAGTTGGCTGACCCCCAAGCGAATTACACGCAACCAAAttgaccacgttgtgatagacggacagcATGCCTTCAGTGTTAAAAAGTTTTAAAGCTAGGTGACCCTctctcgtgcgatttctttaatttggtgCTGGAAAATATTCTGTAGAGCGTGCATTTACTGGAGTACGCTGACGTCATTGATAGCATCATCCTGAACACCCGCGCTGTAAGTTCTGCTCACTCAAAACTAGAAAAACAAGCGGAAAAGTcgggtttggtggtgaatgaggacaaaacgaagtgtaTATTGCCATCAAGCAAAGGGTCAGCACATTTGCGCTTTGGCTATCACGCTACTTTTGACAGccaaaatttcgaaatagtaaaagaattcGCACATTTGGGAACCGGCattaacgcaaaaaaaaacaTCAACTTTGAAATCCAACGAATGCAATTTTGGAATAGGAAGgcattttaaaagtaaaatcccCTCTCCACAAAATAAAATCATGAGTGATCTTGCTCAAGTCACTCATCGTGCCACGTCCTGATATAAGGTGCAGAAGGATGGACCATGATAACACTAGATGTGGCGGatgtgggagtgttcgagagcaaAACCCTTCGAAAGATTACGGACCACGGCGCTGGCATCTACATAGTTTAGTGAAATAAGTGGAAAAACAGTGGCTAGCTAGATGGGCAATTTtattcgaatgaaagatgatgatctggataagaaattatttttatcaGAATCCGCCTACGGAAATATATGAAAAGGGCCGCCTCCCTCCGCTGGAGGGATCAGGTGGGAAACGATTAACTTAAGTTCCCTTGGTGCtaacaattggcgccagttagcataGCGGAGAAGCGACTGATGCGCCTTgtaaacggttaagtgccaacttactacatatgtatgtaagtacagtAGAATGGCGAAAAAACTAACTCGCGAGAAAGTTAATCGCACGGCTGAGTTGACTGAGCTTAAGCGTCCATGTCCCACTCCAAAAAGTTAATTGTTGGTTAGCTTTTCTGAGCCTATACACTTTCTTCAAATCCAACCGTTTGTTTAACAATAAAAGCAAGTGCAGGTATTAACCTATTTTTGTGTTATTGTCAAAGGTGTGTGGTGTTGACGTCAGCATTGACGACATTGAAAATTGGAACAACGATCAAATTCCGGAAGGTGGCGAAGATTGTAAAGTGTCCGATAATGATAACAAAGAATCAGCTATCGAGCAAGATATGCAAAGACAGAAAGTGAGTTTTTCGGAAGCAGTTGGATGCATCAATACCTTGAATAAGTGGGATGAGATCAATAATGATGCAAATCAGATATCAGATCTTACCAATATGCGGGCAAAAATTGTCAAAAGCTattacacaaaagaaaaaaagtcTCGATTGCTCCTTTAAACCAGCTTTTTCAAATTAATATATAAGTACCTATCGACATGccatacgaaaagtaacactttcaaacttttttcataggatttcttgtaaaaaatttgaaagtgttacttttcgaATGGTACGTCGATATTTACAATGTGAATAAATTAATGTCTGTTCTGTGAACTTGAAATCAGCAAGTTCAAGTTAAATCTAAGTTTATGCTCTGTAATGATTAAAACtaagtcatttaaataaattcaatattttaGATCTCAAAAACTATGTATAGTACTATATTCTTTCAAATTTGAAAACCGATTGGAAATGTTAATATTTCAGAA is a genomic window of Eurosta solidaginis isolate ZX-2024a chromosome 4, ASM4086904v1, whole genome shotgun sequence containing:
- the LOC137248756 gene encoding uncharacterized protein, yielding MLRAPSKSYSQQKHKKKAALNSETEESNKHRQCHNKSSTIIVKEISSASISAGSSTIVHYKNEDCFSNSVATYTCHNSTNFLPITVTVFIYLICLPINSSIVHGAPSPWGDACGIYIQDEGYSSQGPLHGLERNRALCELRGNLSKQIVSLRRFMGPRNFSKMWGKHNNSYAFLKVANEKNITLRTWHKQLQVYVVAADRLYEHAYKYKKLQETAWISSKDHIDKAENDLKRLRHLIITTRSILCDLELTANLLTKPQKSEKTFTLDKANMRAKILLKSDKRTSEESVSPLDINMLYQRLRRSLLQMRKPLKSHCIKSRRKKKHVVAMNRDSNVNRVDKILERETVCGVDVSIDDIENWNNDQIPEGGEDCKVSDNDNKESAIEQDMQRQKISETSP